The sequence below is a genomic window from Aureispira sp. CCB-E.
TGAAACCACTCCAATATTGATAGGATCTGGTTCGCCAACAGTTGCCGTAGCCGTAGCACTACAACCATTTGCGTCCATTACAATAGTATTATATGTCCCGACACCTAGATTGGCAAAAACACCTGAGCTTTGGAAATTAACACCATCTATAGAATATAAATAGGGTGCGGTACCTCCTGTTGCTGTTACAGTAACAGAACCTCCACTATTGGTAGAGTCCATTACATTAGTAGAATTAGATGGACAAGGCACATCTTGACCTGCTGCCGTTGCAGATAAAGGCACTACATTTCCTCCAATAACAAACGTATGTCCAGAACAAGCAGGAGTACAACCATTTGCATCTTCTACCCACACACTATAAGATCCTGGTGTTAACGTATTAAAAATACCTGTTGTATTGGAGAAAAATTCACCTGTTGTCCAATTTACCAATTGATAGTTATAAGGAGCAACACCATTACTTGCAACCAATACAGCACCACCATCATTACTAGAACATGTAACATCATTGGTTGATACAATATTAACATCAATACTATCACAAGGAACAGAGTTATCTTGAACAGAAATTGTAAAAGTGTATATATTTTGACCTACTATCGGGCAATAATCATCGGATACAGTCACTGTAAAAGTATGTATGCCTACATCGCTTGAAGATGGCGTCCAACAGAATGTTCCTGTAGCATGAGGCGTTCCTCCTGTTGTAAAAATAGCTCCAGCAATGCCATTATTCCAAGATAAAGATGTTGTCTGTCCTCTATCTGGATCAGTTGAAAATACATCAAAACACAATTGAGTTCCAACAGTAGCTGTTGTCGAAAAGTCAGTTGTATTGTTAATTCCACTTAATGTAGGAACATTATTAGAACAAGGAACAGCTGTAAATTGAATATCGCGGATAATTTCTCCAATAAAAACACCATTTCTATATTCCTTTACAGACACACAGAAAACACCAACTTGAGCAACATCTGGTGTAAATGAAATAGCTCCAGTAGCAGGATCAATCGTTACGCCATTAGTAGTACTTAATGGAGCTGTTGCACTATATCCAGCAGCATAACCAACTGTCGTACTAGAATCGTCCATGCAATCCACTAATGAATAGACTAAATCATCTCCATCAGCATCTGACGCTCCATGATTGTAAAAAACAGGTTGACCAACACAGCCAAAAGGCACTGGGTCATTTGTAAATATAGGTGAGTTGTTGCACAAAGCAGGGTCTACGATTTCTGTTTCCACATAAATACGCTCACCACTTGGTGAATTCAATGTTGTAATGGCATTGTTTCTACAGCAATTAGAGTAGCTCAAAGTCACATTACTACACCCTGCAGGCAGAGTAAGGATTCCTTGAAATTTATACTCTTCAATTCCATAAACACCGTTGCCTCCATTACAAGCTGTTCCAACAATACCTGGACAAGACGGTGTAATTTCTTGCATGCTAACTTGAGACAATCTCACCGATCCAGAACCACAAACAGCGGCCCAGTTGACATTCGTTGTTTGAGGTACTCCAATACCATTACAGTCTCGATAAAAAGTCAAATTAATTTCATATTGATTGTTACCCACGCAACGATAAGTAAGGTCTAGTCCCATGGAGTGAGAGGCACTAGCTTCTGAAGAAAAGAACAGTAGAGTTCCTAAGCAACAGATTAATTGCAAAAACTTTGAAGTTGATTTAAACATAAACGATTACTTTAAAAGGTTCTAAATTTTGTTTTAAAAGTGTGATTAAATATATCATATTGATAATGACACTCTAATAACGTGTCATTTTTCAAAAATGTGCCAGCAAAGATATAAATTTATTTATTTTTTCTTAGTAATTGCTAAGCTTCTTTTCAGGTATTCAAATGTATAAAAAAACTTAATAAGAAAAGAATACAAAACAGCTTCAATATAGATTAAAACAAATACAATAACAAATGATTATCAATTAATTAAAAACAATTTCATAGACAATCAAAACGTTATTTTTTTTTTAAATATTTATCCAAAAGTTCATAAATGAAAAAACAAATAAAAGATGATTTCAATTATCATTTTTAGCGAAAAATTATATTATTTTTTTCCTCTAAGACTGGTTCTATTTTCTATTTTGAAGTCCTAAATTTAAGTCTCAGAAATGCCTCAATGCTTGACTATATGCTTGTTTCACGTCAAGTATCCTCCTATTAATTTTTCTTTATTTTAAAACATTTTCTCAGCCCTAATTTCACTTATAATTGCTACAACTTTGTCTAAAAAATTTGATAATTAAAGTGCTGGAAAGAAAATTGTCAACGACTAAATTTTATTGCAAATGGCTGGTCTGAAACATTAGGCTAAAAGAAAAATTGAAACAAATAGGCTTGACAGTCCCCCTGTTATGCGTGAGCTTGCATCCCAGTTTTTTAGTTTGAGCAAACTATGAAATAACTGCCTCTAAATTCTTGTGCTGGTTAAACTATATTCAACACCAAATCCCGTCATCCTCAACTCAATGACGTTGTTTAAATTTACGTTTTTCAATCCCTTTATATAATAATAGAAAATAGCCCAGAGTAGGTTGCTCTGAGCTATTTGATTTTCGTAAGTTTGGTAAATACTCATCGAAAGTTGGTTATGTTTGTTCGTTACTGTTATAAACGCAATTGATATGCCAAATAGTTTAAAACGATACGTTAAGAATTACTTAAAAAATAAATTGATTCGATTCATTTAATAGTTCAAACAAACTTTCTCGCTCATTTTCCTCTCGAATTATCAGGCAAAAAACTCCCAAATTCTTCAACAAAACGGTTCAACAAGACTTAATTCTTATTTTTGTTTAACTTTTTAACTAAAAAATTAAACACAACATAACTAAATAAAGATCAACACTTTAAAGCAAAAACAATTGTACCTACATTTAATTTTGTTTAAGTTTTTTACAAATTACTTTACACAAAACTTGTTTTCTGTTTAACTTTGAGTTATATTTGTTTCAACAAACAAAGGGTGATATTACTCAGAACAAAAAAATAATACATTATGTCAGCGATCAATTTCACACAAGAAATCTCTAATCTAGAAGGTGTATTAAATAATTTTGCATTTAAACTTACCAGAAATAGAGAAGACTCAAAAGATCTTTATCAAGAAACGGCATATAGAGCTTTAGTTAATCAAGATAAATTTCGAGTAGGAACTAATCTTAAAGCATGGTTATTTACAATGATGCGTAATATCTTTATCAATAACTATCGAAAAAAGATCAAAAGAAATACTATCCTTGATTCTACTGACAATCAATTTTTCTTGAACTCTGGTGGACCAGCCATCTTAAATGGTGCTCATTCTTCTATGATGATGGATGAATTAGAAGAGTTGGTCGATGAGCTACATGATAGTACTCGCATTCCTTTTATGATGCATTATTATGGTTACAAATATCAAGAGATTGCTGAACAATTAGATCTACCTTTGGGTACAATAAAAAGTCGCATTTTC
It includes:
- a CDS encoding RNA polymerase sigma factor yields the protein MSAINFTQEISNLEGVLNNFAFKLTRNREDSKDLYQETAYRALVNQDKFRVGTNLKAWLFTMMRNIFINNYRKKIKRNTILDSTDNQFFLNSGGPAILNGAHSSMMMDELEELVDELHDSTRIPFMMHYYGYKYQEIAEQLDLPLGTIKSRIFFARKELKGAVLSNYKNVLSRTA
- a CDS encoding T9SS type A sorting domain-containing protein encodes the protein MFKSTSKFLQLICCLGTLLFFSSEASASHSMGLDLTYRCVGNNQYEINLTFYRDCNGIGVPQTTNVNWAAVCGSGSVRLSQVSMQEITPSCPGIVGTACNGGNGVYGIEEYKFQGILTLPAGCSNVTLSYSNCCRNNAITTLNSPSGERIYVETEIVDPALCNNSPIFTNDPVPFGCVGQPVFYNHGASDADGDDLVYSLVDCMDDSSTTVGYAAGYSATAPLSTTNGVTIDPATGAISFTPDVAQVGVFCVSVKEYRNGVFIGEIIRDIQFTAVPCSNNVPTLSGINNTTDFSTTATVGTQLCFDVFSTDPDRGQTTSLSWNNGIAGAIFTTGGTPHATGTFCWTPSSSDVGIHTFTVTVSDDYCPIVGQNIYTFTISVQDNSVPCDSIDVNIVSTNDVTCSSNDGGAVLVASNGVAPYNYQLVNWTTGEFFSNTTGIFNTLTPGSYSVWVEDANGCTPACSGHTFVIGGNVVPLSATAAGQDVPCPSNSTNVMDSTNSGGSVTVTATGGTAPYLYSIDGVNFQSSGVFANLGVGTYNTIVMDANGCSATATATVGEPDPINIGVVSVTPATCGLANGSITISATGGDGNYLYYINGQSQSSPTFTNLAAGTYTFSVCDMNYCLYDTTIVIPGVPGFTATTTTTSPSCEGDCNGTATVAISGDSSNTYTVVWNNGQTGLSIANLCAGVYTATITDANGCEVTVTATVSDPDPVSVNLVASSDETCAGNDGTAVLNITGGTLPYVIDLANFTTATTLSNATGVFTNLNAGQHVVNVTDANGCSVNCAENFVLEGCGSGVDGRAPVSLGTATGLGPILSVNPNPASSLVQVRYQTSATAVNIAILDANGKSVYSQEQSKGSGSLEIMINNWSNSTYFVVMTDNSGKLIKTEKLVISK